The DNA sequence CCGCTGCCCGCGCCGGCATCCGCGTTTTCGCCACCGGCGGCATCGGCGGTGTGCACAAGGGCGCGGAGGAGACGTTCGACATCTCCGCCGATCTGACCGAACTTGCCAAGACCGGCGTCATCGTCGTCTGCGCCGGCGCCAAGGCGATCCTCGACATCCCAAAGACGCTCGAGGTTCTCGAAACCAACGGCGTACCTGTCGTCACCTTCGGCTCGGAAGAATTCCCGGCCTTCTGGTCGCGCTCCTCCGGCCTGGCAAGCCCGCTTTCGCTGAACAGCCCGGCGGCAATCGCCAATTTCCAGGTGACCCGCGAACAGCTCGGCATCGATGGCGGCATGCTGATCGCCAACCCCGTGCCGGAAGAAGACGAAATCCCCCGCGAAGAAATGGAAATCTACATCAACCGCGCCATCTCCCATGCGGAGCGCGACGAGGTCACCGGCAAGGAAGTTACCCCCTACCTGCTCGGCGACATCTTCCGACTGACGGATGGCCGCAGCCTGGAAACCAATATCGCGCTGGTGCGTAATAATGCCCAGCTGGCCGCGGAGATCGCGGTGGCGCTGAACTGAAGAGCATTCAGTTTTCTCAGTCATCCTCGGGCTTGACCCGAGGATCCACGTTGCGACAACAGGAATGGATCCTCGCCTCAAGGGCGAGGATGACGGTGCGAAAGTAGCAAGCTCGAAACCAACAAAAAAGGCCCGGAAAGCTTGCGCTCTCCGGGCCTTCGTTTTTCTGCAGGACCCGATCAGTTCTGGGCGACCGGCTTCACCAGCGGCGTCACGCGGCGGATGGTGACGCGGCGGTTCTGCTGTTCCGGACCGAGTGTCTGGACCTTCAGGTAACGCTCGCCATAACCCTGCGTCGCGAGGTTTTCCGGCGGAATGCCGTAGACATCGGTCAGCACATTGGCAACGGAAGCGGCGCGCTCGTCGGAAAGAACGAGGTTGCTTTCATCGGAGCCGACGGCATCGGTATGGCCTTCGATCAGGAAGGTTTCCGCCGGGTTCTTTTCCAGCGCCTTGTTGATCGCATCGGCCACCTTGCGCAGTGAGCGAGCCTGCGCCATCGGAATGTCGGCGCTGCCGGTGGCAAAGGTGATCGTATCGAGGTCGATACGGCGCACCTTGTCGCGGATACGGGCCGAATAGCGTACTTCATCCAGCGAATAGACACGCTCCACGGGTTCGACCGGCGGCTGCTCGAGGAAGCGGTAATAATCGCGGTCCGGATCGCTCGACGTGTCGATGATGTAGTCACGAACGGGAATACGCAGGCGCATCGGCGGCAGGTCGAGGCCCGGATCACGATAGACATAATCGCGGTCTGGATCGTCCATCAGCTCGGGCGCATAGAACAGCACATATTCCCGGCCGCGATCATCGATGCGCGAGCGCTGGATCACGTCGCCATAACGATTGCGGATCGTCACCACCTGCGTACCATCACGACGCTCGACGGTTTCGCGCACACGACCGCCCTGCAGACGCTCGTAATAGGGCTCGCCGCCATCACGGATGAAGCGCTGGTTGTCATCGCCACGCACGACGACACGATCGCCGAATTGCAGGATGATCGGCGCATCGCGATCCCGGTCACGCGGGCGGCCCTCACGTGGCTGCCACTCGCGCACGCCTTCCGGCCGCTCATATTGCGGACGGCGGTCGATGCGCTCACCCTGCTGGGAGGTGATCGCCTCCATTTTCACGGGCGGCGGCGGGGTCTTGCCTTCAGCGGCACCGGCGCGCTGCGCCTCGGCGTCCGAGGTAGGCACCTTCACCTCACCGGCCTGTTCACGCTCGCGGCGGCGTTGCTCTCGGGCCTGATTGTTGCCGGAGCGCTCCACTTCCTTATCACTGTCGAGAACGGCCGCACCCTTGTCGACCGGCAGGATGACGGTGTCGGCGGTCTTGGACGGGTCCTTGGCAACCGCCTTGGCCTTGTCCAATTCTTCCTTCGTCATGGGCGGTGCTTCCGTCTGCGGAACAGCAACCTGGTTGGGAACGGGCTCACCGGCAGGCGCCTGTCCGGTCGTGGCGCCGCTTGGCGGCGGGGGCGTCGGGGTGCCCGGCACCGGCGCTGCAGGCTCGGCTTTGCCCTGACCTTCGGCCGGTTTTTCGGAAGGCTGCTGGCCGGGTGCGGGGTTGGGCTGCGCCTCCGGCGCCGGCGGACGTGCAGGTGTCGGCGCTTCCGTCGGAACAGGCGCTTCCTTCGCGGCGGGTTCTGGAGCGTCAGGTTTTTTCTCCGGAACAGCCTTTTCGGCCGGTTCGGATTTCTGTTCCGGAGCCTTTTCTTCTACCTGCGGCTTTTTCTCACGCGGTTTGGCTGGCTGCTCGGCATTATCAGGACGTGCGGCAGGCTGCTCAGCGGCAGGCTCTTTCGCGCGCTCCTTGCGCGGACGCGCCTCACCCTCACCCGCAGGCTGTTCCGCGCGCTCAGGTTTACGTGGGCGCTCCTTCGGCTGCTGTTCGGCCGGCGCTGCCTCGGGTGCAGCTTCAGGAGCGGCCTCCGGGCGCTGGCGTGCGGGGCGCTGCTCGCCTTCCCCTTGAGGCTCCTGTGCCCGCTCCGGTTTGCGTGGGCGTTCCTGCGGCTGTTCGGCAGGCGCCGGCTCAGGGCGGGCTTCGCGCTGCTGCGGCTCACGCTGAGGTTCCGGCTGTGCTTCACGCTTGGGTTCGGGCTTGGGTTCCGGCTGCGCTTCACGTTGCGGCTCGGGGCGCGGTTCGGCGGGTGCGGCTTCGGGCTTCGGCTCAGGGGCCTGCTTCGGCGGCTCGGCCTGCGGCTGCGCTTCTTCGGCCTGCTGGCGCTGTTTGCGCAGAATCTCTTCCGGGTTCTGCTCTTCGGCGACCTGGCCTTCCGGTTGCGCCTGCGCCAGAATAAGCGGGCTCTGCAACTTGGGCATCTGCGTCTGCGTCCGCGCGGCTCCGGCAAAACCGGCAGCAGCGGGCTCCACCGCAATCGCCAGCGACATGAGGGGGAAAACCACCCCCGTCAGCAATCTGTTCTTCTTCAGCATCGGTGCTTCCTCATCTGCCATTATTGGTCGCTTGTGTCGCGACATCTTGAACCGGCTGCGCATGCAGGCGCTGGTCAACGCCTTGCACACGCTTCGGTTCCCATGATGGACAAAGCCTTGTGTACCGGAAATGAACAGATCAAGGCGTTTTCGTGAAAGCTCTGCGGCGCAATCGAGGTGACTAATATTGCAGTTGCATTTTTTGACCAACCGGATGAATAATTGCCCCGGCGCTGAAGGCCACGGAAAACAAAAAACATTCCGTCGCGCCTTGCGCTTATGGCGTCCGCACTGAAAACAACAACAGACTGCGGATGAACGACCAAAAGAGAGGATCGAAATGCCTATTTCCACCCGTCTGCTCGCAGCCGCATCGATTGCCGCCATCTCGCTGTTTTCAGGCGCAGCCCTTGCGCAGGACAAGATCGTCATCGGCACCGAAGGCGCCTATCCGCCCTTCAACAATCTTGAAGCCGACGGCACGCTGACCGGCTTCGACATCGACATCGCCAAGGCGATGTGCGAACAAATGAAGGCTGAGTGCACCTTCGTCACCAATGACTGGGACGGCATCATTCCCGCCCTTCAGGCCAAGAAGTTCGACGCCATCATCGCGTCCATGTCGATCACGCCCGAGCGTCTCGAGAAGGTCGACTTCTCCAAGAAATATTACAACACCCCGCCGGCCATCGCCGTGCCGAAGGATTCGCCGATCAAGTCCCTCGACGACCTGAAGGGCAAGTCGCTCGGCGCACAGGGTTCCACCACCCACTCCAACTACGCCGAAAAGCACTTTCCGGATGCCGACGTGAAGATGTATCCGACCGCCGATGAATATAAGCTCGATATCGCCAATGGCCGTATCGACGCCGTCATCGACGATATCGTCGTGCTTTCGGAATGGCTGAAGACGGATGCCGGCGCCTGCTGCAAGATCCTGACGCCGCTCAAGGTCGATGTCGAGATCAACGGCAATGGCGCAGGCGTTGCGGTGCGCAAGGGTGACACGGCGCTCGCCGATAAATTCACGGCTGCCATCGCCGGTATCCGCGCCAGCGGCAAGTACCAGGAGATCAATAAAAAATACTTCGATTTCGACGTTTACGGCGAGTAAGCCTGCTCGATCTGTTGAAATCTGGTGGCGGAAGGCTTGCCCTTCCGCCATTTTTGTTTGAAAACGTCACCATAACAATCACGGCGGCTTAAGAC is a window from the Agrobacterium tumefaciens genome containing:
- a CDS encoding OmpA family protein, yielding MLKKNRLLTGVVFPLMSLAIAVEPAAAGFAGAARTQTQMPKLQSPLILAQAQPEGQVAEEQNPEEILRKQRQQAEEAQPQAEPPKQAPEPKPEAAPAEPRPEPQREAQPEPKPEPKREAQPEPQREPQQREARPEPAPAEQPQERPRKPERAQEPQGEGEQRPARQRPEAAPEAAPEAAPAEQQPKERPRKPERAEQPAGEGEARPRKERAKEPAAEQPAARPDNAEQPAKPREKKPQVEEKAPEQKSEPAEKAVPEKKPDAPEPAAKEAPVPTEAPTPARPPAPEAQPNPAPGQQPSEKPAEGQGKAEPAAPVPGTPTPPPPSGATTGQAPAGEPVPNQVAVPQTEAPPMTKEELDKAKAVAKDPSKTADTVILPVDKGAAVLDSDKEVERSGNNQAREQRRREREQAGEVKVPTSDAEAQRAGAAEGKTPPPPVKMEAITSQQGERIDRRPQYERPEGVREWQPREGRPRDRDRDAPIILQFGDRVVVRGDDNQRFIRDGGEPYYERLQGGRVRETVERRDGTQVVTIRNRYGDVIQRSRIDDRGREYVLFYAPELMDDPDRDYVYRDPGLDLPPMRLRIPVRDYIIDTSSDPDRDYYRFLEQPPVEPVERVYSLDEVRYSARIRDKVRRIDLDTITFATGSADIPMAQARSLRKVADAINKALEKNPAETFLIEGHTDAVGSDESNLVLSDERAASVANVLTDVYGIPPENLATQGYGERYLKVQTLGPEQQNRRVTIRRVTPLVKPVAQN
- a CDS encoding pseudouridine-5'-phosphate glycosidase, giving the protein MTRPISPLLPIVYSREVAAAKQRGAPIVALESTIITHGMPYPGNIEMAESVEQIIRDQGAVPATIAVIHGTLHIGLEKDQLEALAQTTDAMKVSRADIAFAIAERRTGATTVAATMIAAARAGIRVFATGGIGGVHKGAEETFDISADLTELAKTGVIVVCAGAKAILDIPKTLEVLETNGVPVVTFGSEEFPAFWSRSSGLASPLSLNSPAAIANFQVTREQLGIDGGMLIANPVPEEDEIPREEMEIYINRAISHAERDEVTGKEVTPYLLGDIFRLTDGRSLETNIALVRNNAQLAAEIAVALN
- a CDS encoding ABC transporter substrate-binding protein, with protein sequence MPISTRLLAAASIAAISLFSGAALAQDKIVIGTEGAYPPFNNLEADGTLTGFDIDIAKAMCEQMKAECTFVTNDWDGIIPALQAKKFDAIIASMSITPERLEKVDFSKKYYNTPPAIAVPKDSPIKSLDDLKGKSLGAQGSTTHSNYAEKHFPDADVKMYPTADEYKLDIANGRIDAVIDDIVVLSEWLKTDAGACCKILTPLKVDVEINGNGAGVAVRKGDTALADKFTAAIAGIRASGKYQEINKKYFDFDVYGE